A region of the Primulina eburnea isolate SZY01 chromosome 7, ASM2296580v1, whole genome shotgun sequence genome:
TTTGGTGTGTGAATATAAAATGGATGCATCGGTTTACaaataatcattttttaaaatatattttattaaatagaaattaattaagtatttttgaaaagaaGAATAAGTTTTGCGTTGGATAAATgtaaaaaagaagaagatatttttttattatttaaagagaaattaGAGAAAAAgctcaaaaaataatatttatttttggctTTCCAGGAATTATCTTTTcggaaaagaaatgatttttttttggtCAAATACATGTTTTTTAATTTCGAATTCTCTTTCAAAATTCATTCAAATTAAACTTAAtcagttatatattattagtataaattcgaaattataattatatatgtttaattcttgTGATTTTGGTAAATATTCATTTGTCACATTTAGGTCttaatatcatatatttcaatttttggaattaaaaatttaaatcttttttttatCTAAAATGCTGATGTATCATTATATATATGTTAGTCACACACACTTCATTAATATCATCTAAGcaacaatataaaaatattaaagtaaaaataaaataaaatttgacaatattgaaaatttgaaatacaaatagaaaaatatataataacaaaagtataattttccaaaataataaTGACGACGAAGATAAAATCGTTTTTCAAGCGCGGCACAATATTAATAGAATTTTTTGTTTGGATTGTGATatcatttggttgaatcaaATAGTCCTTCCACCATTTTAGTTCTCCATTACGAAAATCTGATAAGATTCCAGCAATGAAAATCCGATGATATATGGTAACAATTTGGAGAAaggaatttaattatatatatcttaTTATTAGAAAAAAGAACAATAATAATTTCAAGAAAAAGAATTCCGAGAAAAGTGAAACTCAAACATCTCTACTTCATCTGTTACTTTTCCCTCTCCTTCTCAATCTCTTTAAGAGTCACAATATTTTTGCTGGAACATAACGATTTTTATTCGCTACAAAAACAATTATTCATACGCTTCCGCTTCAATTTTCATCGGTTCTTCATGCATTTATTGAAGGCCTGAAGAAGTAAGAAGCTGTCACCCCCGCATTTCTTTACTCTGTAGCATTCAATTAAGAACATGAGTTTTTGTTGTTATTTTTTCGTGATTCTTGGATTTTTACCAGCTATCGTTACTATATGATTCTGGGTTTTTTCACTAAAGTCCTGGTATGTGCTTTTAATGCGATTTTTAATGTGTTCGTGGGCTATAAGACTGATCAAACTTGATTTCTTTATGCAAATCATGGGAAAAATTGACGTCAGAAACCTTTTTCTTTGGATTTTTAGGTTTCCTTAACAAAAAGATTGTTCTAGTTTGAAAGTTTTGTGAACTAAATTTTAGTTGTTCGTTAGTTTGTGTTTGGCTTGAAATTCTGGAATGTGGGGTGGCCGGTGAAAAAGATAACTTTTTTCATCCTGCGCTTTGTATTCATGGGCACCTTATCGAGTGGTGAAAAAAGATGCACTCTTTGTATAGTAGCAGTGGGGGAGCTAAAAGTTTCTTGTAGGGCAAAAGAAGCTGATTCCTAAAAACTATAGTGGGTGAAGCCTTGTTTTCGTGTAATGTATaagaatatataatttgattggAAAATTTAGGAGACTGGAGGAGGATTCTCCTGTCAGGtcctcccacttccactgaacAGCTATGTTTCATTGCGGAGCGGATCATGGATTTGGTCGAGAGGGGACGGAGTCTGTTGGGTCTGTCTCTGTCTCCCAGTTAGTGATTATAGATGAACAGTTGAGTAGTTTTCTCTTTTAGGCAAGTGTTAGGCAATCTTTCGTTTAGGctatttgtttctttggataATAATGAAAGGGTTGTGATTTTGTTATGGTCTTGAAGTAGAACCTTGATGTTATGTTCTCAAGGTAGTGGTAGTAGGAGAGAGTCTAGCAAATAGTATTTGACAGATTGTAGTGTATTCTAAACCaaccaccccccccccccccatgtTTTTTGATTGTTTCTGTTATTTTTCGGCTGTCAAAGGTCCGGTTAACGCGATCTTTTTTAtgtttcaaatctttctttcatGTTTTACATTTGAAAGTGGCTAAAAACATGAAAACAGAAGCAGAACAGGCATTTAAAAAGGCGAATGTGGTGCGCAGGTTCGTATGTTTTGGttataaacatgattttggagtgTAGAATTTAACATGGGAAAACAGCTACTTATCTTTTGGTTTCTAATTTTTTCAGCACTTTGGTCAAAAAGGCAAATGAAAGTATGAGGATTGTTATTACTATCAGTGTTGGAATAATTTTAGGTTTCTTCATAGGAGTATCATTTCCATCACTTCCAACAAAGGTAATGTGGTGCCATTTGAGAGATGCCTTCCATTTCTAATCGCTAACTGATTCTTGTGTTTTCTTGGACAGTTAAATGTATCGCCCACTTTTGGATGTTCTATTCTCGGAAATGAAAGTACAGTCGACAATAAGCAACTTATGAATATTAGTGTGTTAGTCAACAATAAGCAAACTATGAATGTTAGTCATTCTTTACATGTGAATAGCAATAACAGCTCTAATGGAAACCGGACTTCTGATGGCTTACCAAAGGTACATTTCTTGCTAACAGGATGGAAAAAATATGAAACTGTAGATGTTCGACTAAATAATTATTCTGTTTTAATTTGCATCAGTTCATAAATATATGAGGATTTTTTTAACAGGAAAAGATGTTACACAGTTGTGATTTACGTCGGAtatttgagaattttcttgTAGAACATTATCCTTCAATGTTTCTGGTTTAGATTTGGGTGCCATCAAATCCAAAGGGTGCAGAAAGGTTGCCTCCGGGCATTGTTGCGTCTGAATCAGATTTTTATACTCGAAGATTGTGGGGAAAACCAAGTGAGGTGAGCATTTTTTTAGTACGATTTTTCGTCCATCATAAGACAAATTCTAGTAAATTAAACTGTTTTATGGTGTTTAGTCCTGTGTTTTGGAAGATAAATCTTTAACGTGAATTCTGGGGTTATTATCGATTTCAAACTGCTCAGGACTTGACCAGCAAACCTAAATATCTAGTGACATTTACTGTTGGCTACGATCAAAAGAATAACATCAATGCAGCAGTGAAAAaggtaagtaaaaatgaatgcTTCCCTCGCTCCTCAAAAGTCAAACCTCCCTTTCTTATGTGCTGAGATATTGTTGTTATTAcagttttcaaataattttacaATCGTTTTGTTTCACTATGATGGTCAAACAAACGAATGGGATGAtgagttcgagtggtccaaacGAGCCATTCACGTTAGTGTTAAAAAACAGACAAAATGGTAAAGACTTTACATATACCTCAGACCACAGTCTGATCCTCTTTCATTCGAGTTATATTACTCCTCTGAGATCCTAAACATAGGATATCTTTTATAAGGTGGTATGCCAAACGGTTTCTGCATCCAGACATCGTTGCCCCATATGACTACATATTCATATGGGATGAAGATCTTGGAGTCAAGAATTTTGATGCTGAGGAGTAAGTTTAGTAAAACGGAATACAAATTCGATTGTTCTTTTGACAAATTTACATAATGTTAAATTTCATTACTGGTTCTGACAAATTTAGGTACATTAAAATTGTAAAGAAGCACGGCTTAGAAATTTCACAGCCTGGTTTGGATCCTTCGAGGGGAATAACGTGGCAGATGACGAAAAGGAGACCCAATGTTGAGGCTCACTTGTAAGGAAACAAGTCTTTTTGATAaaccaaaaatagaatatcACTTTTCTACAGTAATCCTTCTTGATCGATGAAGCAATTTACATGTTTTCGCCTTTGATACATGTAGAGAAACAGAAGAGAGACCTGGCTGGTGTTCTGATCCCCATTTGCCTCCATGTGCAGCGTATGaatttctaattttctttacatttcatccattttcttcttttctttgtaCTCTTCTTGTATATCTATATTTAATCTGGTTCAAGAatcatttttttgtttgttttaaatCACACATTGCTCTAACACAGGTTTGTCGAGATCATGGCGCCTGTATTCTCTCGAGATGCCTGGCGTTGCGTGTGGCATATGATCCAGGTATCATGCTATGCCGAATGAGATTTTTAGTGAGGGATGAATTCATCGAAAGATTGTATGAttagttttcaaaaattccatatTTATTCCCTCACAACCCGATCTCTCCGACTTTCGGGATCTGACCCAGTTTAAAGGGCGCATCGACCGGATTTCCGAGCCGGCCCCTTGTTTTTTCTTGAATGCCCTTCATAATGTATATGCAAATTTTGTAGAATGATTTGGTCCATGGTTGGGGTCTGGACCTGGCTCTCCAAAAATGTGTTGAGGTTAGCTTGTGAAGTTTTCATCTCAATCTTAGGAacttatttattttggttggtcaaataatatcaaaatatattcgaAAATAATATCCAATCCCTCGATTGTAGCCTGCTAATGAAAAAATTGGGGTAGTTGATGCTCAATGGATCGTTCATCAAGGTGTTCCTAGTCTTGGAAACCAGGCAAGAGAAACGTCCACTTTTCTGCTATATTTATCGTATATCTGtactaaattaaatacattttcaccatatataaaattttcattttattcAATAAACACGTAAAATCATTATTTTTGGGATCGAATTATCGTACTTGTATCATATAGTAGTGAGTCTCCTTTTGTGTTCATATAACAGGGCCAATCACAGAATGGAAAGTCTCCATGGCAAGGGGTATGTGAAGCTATCACACATCTTAATAAATCTTATTTTTTGCCTTCTTTCTATAATTTTAGTATGAATGTAAGCGATTATTAACGTTCGAACGAGCTTGGTAGATGCTAGTCATTGAGTAGTGCTCATCCGTTAACATATGACATGTGTGTTGAGTGATGAATCATGATCACTAATTCATACATCATGGTTGAATTGAATGAGTGATAATGCACTCAGTACATGTGTCATGTTGAGTGAACAATGACACTATCCATGAAGGTAGCATGAACAAAACCAGTTTAACCATTTGAACGTGAaacatatataataaaatattgtctATCTCGATTTATACatacttttttatatttttaaaatgaataaatGGAGTTTCATTTCTTTATTTTGTTTGCTTCTTctacttcttttttttttttttatgttttattttgatttagGTGAGGGAGAGGTGTAGAAATGAGTGGGCAATGTTCAGATCAAGGATGGAGAATGCAGAAAAAGCTTattacaactccatcaaaatggaCTCTTCCAACTTCACAACTCAAACATATAGTAAAGAGCATATTCGTGGTATGGATAATGTATGAGATATATAttatgattattgtatacaatTCACAACCCTTTTTCTTTTGGctcacaaaatatatttattttgttatttaatCTGTCCTATGAATATTTATCTTATGcatattaatataattttacgttttcatataatttatataGGATTAAATCATTCTTGATTTACCAAAAATTATAGTTTGTAACGACATATTTAATAACTTTTATAATT
Encoded here:
- the LOC140836100 gene encoding uncharacterized protein, giving the protein MKTEAEQAFKKANVVRSTLVKKANESMRIVITISVGIILGFFIGVSFPSLPTKLNVSPTFGCSILGNESTVDNKQLMNISVLVNNKQTMNVSHSLHVNSNNSSNGNRTSDGLPKIWVPSNPKGAERLPPGIVASESDFYTRRLWGKPSEDLTSKPKYLVTFTVGYDQKNNINAAVKKFSNNFTIVLFHYDGQTNEWDDEFEWSKRAIHVSVKKQTKWWYAKRFLHPDIVAPYDYIFIWDEDLGVKNFDAEEYIKIVKKHGLEISQPGLDPSRGITWQMTKRRPNVEAHLETEERPGWCSDPHLPPCAAFVEIMAPVFSRDAWRCVWHMIQNDLVHGWGLDLALQKCVEPANEKIGVVDAQWIVHQGVPSLGNQARETSTFLLYLSYICTKLNTFSPYIKFSFYSINT